The stretch of DNA GGCACGTCGGGAGAGTCGACCGAGCCGTTCAGCTGCGCGCTCTACACGGGCGCGGCGAACGTGGTTCGCCTCGACGCGCACGCGGTCGAGAAGCTCCCCACGCACATCGTCACGGGCACCCAGCCCGGAACCGTGCGCCTCGAAGCGGTGGGCGCGAGCGCCGATCGGTCTCGCGTGGCCCACGTGCAGGTCACCGTCACGCCCCCTCCCACGCCAGCCCAGACCGCCGCTCCCGTGAGCACCCTTGGAGCCGACACCGTGGTGCTGGCCGAACCACAGACCCATCGCCTCGTCGAGGTGAGGCTCGACAGCGCGTCGTTCGTGGCCTACGGCAGCCTCGGCCCACAAACCAGGCAACTGAACGGCCCGCGCTCTGCGGTCACCGACGCCCAGGGGCGCATCTATGCGGCCGACGCGGGCAACCATCGCGTCGTGCGCATCGACGACATCAGCGGCGCGGGAGCCGTGACGTACGGCGGCTTCGGAACGCTGGCGGGGCCGCGGGGGGTGCACGTCGACGCCCAGGGGCGCATCTATATCGCCGACACGGGAAACAGCCGCATCGTGCGCATCGACGACATGAGCGGAGCGGGCTTCCTCGAACGCAAGCTCGCCCCAGGCAGCGTGCCGGTCGCGGTGCGCACCGACAGCGCGGGGCGGGTCTACGTGGCGGACGCGTCCGGCAGTTGCATCCACCGCTTCGACGACATGCAGAGCGACCGCGCTGTCGACCTCGTCGCGCCGCCGCGCGCAACCCCCTCGGAATCGAGCGCCCGACCCGCGATGCTCCCCCTGCGCACGCCGCACGACCTCGTGCTCGACGCCCAGAACCGCGTCTACGTCGCCGATACAGGGAACGATCGCATCGTGCGCGTCGACGACGTCTCCGGCCGTGGGTGGACCCCCTTCGACGGGCGAACCGCCGGCGCCACGCCGTTGCGTGCACCGAGCGGCGTCCGCCTCCTGCCAGACGGACGCATCGCCATCGCCGACACGGGCAACAACCGCCTCGTCATCATCGACGATATGACAGGCGCGGGCTTCAGGGTTGTCGGAGCCCCCGGCGCGGGAGGCGGAGAGCTGACCGCACCCGAAGACGTGGTGCCCTGACAGCCACGCGCACTCGGCGCCCTACGGCGCCAGCAGCCTTCCCACGAAGATGATGGTGCCCGTGTGGTTGTCGCGTATGGCGAACATGAACGGATGATCAGCGCGCACCAGCGGAACCTCGGGCGGTTTCGCTGGAACTTCCCCCTTGCGCACCACGGCGATGCCGGTGGAGGCAGTGGCCTCTGTTCCGACCTCGTTGACCTCCACAAAAGCCTTGTGAACCGCCAGCCCGATCTTGATGGGCTCGCGGCACACCCCCTCGAAATCAGCCAGATCAGACCAGGCGAGGGGAACCCCGAGGCGCCGCGCATCCTGCTTCTCGATGCGGAAGCCGCTCTCGAGCTTGAATCGCGGAAGCCACAGCTTCACTTCCCTGAGGGAGAGGCGTTTCATCCATTCAGTGAGCTTCGCGGCCGTGAGCGATCTCTCGAGCCCTTTCAGCCCCTCGCGCTGATCGGGAACCAGCACCACCAGCGAGAGATCGTTGTTCACGTAGGGGATTCCGACGATCTGCAGGCCCTTGGCCCGGCAATACGCCAGCTCGTCTTCACGATGCATCAGGGCGACCGGCTTGGAGCGGGTGGCCGTGGTGTAGAACGGCTGCTGCTCGGTGCGCCTGGCGCTGAACCCCATGGCCCATGCGGCTTTGAAGTAGACTGCGTTCGCCAGGACGAGGCGCGTCGATGGCGTGAGATCGCCAGGCGTCAGGATGTCGCGGATCTTGTTGTGCGTGAGACGCGACACGGTGCCGTTGATCTGCTGGCAGACGGCCTCGACTTTCGAGAAGCTCACCCGCGTGAGCCCCCCATGAAAGCACTTCTTGATCAGGCCCACGAAGGCAGCGTTCAGGTCGAGGTCGTTCGCCAGCCACAGCCCATTGGCCACCGACAGCGCGTAGCGACCGCGCCGAGCGCGCGCCGTGAGCGCGTCGCTCAGGGCGCCGAGCCCCTGGTCAGCCGTGCTGGCCGCGCTGTCGAACGAGAACACGCTCGCCAGCTGCTGGGCCGTGGCCCCGCGGCTGCCGCCGTAGACCATGCCGAACGCCATCGACAGGCTGAAGGGCGACAGAAAGACGTTCTTTCCCGGATGCAGACGCGCCTGATCGAGATAGATGCGCACGGCAAACACGTTGTTGCCGTGCGCCGCGCGCTCGAGGGGCGACTTCGCGGGCGCGGCGCACGCCGCCGTGGATGCGACCAGAGCGGCCAGGCAGACAGCCGAGACAAGACGTGCGCAGCGGCGCTTGAACGATTGGACCATGTTCAACCCCCTCTTCACGGCTCTCGTGAGCATCAGCATCACGAATCCAGGCGCAGGTTTGCAGATGACCGACGTGCGAGGTCTTCGCCCGTTCACGAAACAGCCCCTCTCCACGAACCTGCACCGACCCTGCAGAGGACAGACGAGGGCGAGGCGGGGTATGCTCAGTCACGGGGGGAGAACATCCGCGCCGTTCGACAGAGGATTCGCACCCTGTGCACCCGAAGTGTTCTTTGAAACGTCTACCCGCCAGATGCGTCCAACCTGAGACTTAGGGAGAGCAGACATGAGCACCGACACCCAGGCCAAGACAGCCGCGCCAGAGACCAAGGCCAAGGCGGCCGCAACAACCGAAACCGCAGCAGAGGCTTCATCCTGCTCGGCCTCAGCCTGTGAGACCGAAGAGACGCGCGAAGAGCGCGCCCTGTGCGCGATCAAGAAGTACATGTACGGCAACGCGGCGGCGTCGCTGGTTCCCGTGCCGATTCTCGACCTCGTGGCCGCAACAGGAATCCAGCTGGCCATGGTGCGCGCCGTGGCGAACATCTACGACGTTCCCTTCAAGCAGGAGGCGGCCCGCGAGGTGATCACCACGCTCATCACCGGCATCGGAACCCGAAGCCTGGGCCTGGGCGTCGCGCTCAGCTTCGTGAAGCTCGTCCCTGGTGTGGGCACGGCACTTGGCATGGTCTCGCTGCCCGTGATCACCGGGGGCCTCACCTACGCGGTGGGCAAGGTCTTCATCATGCACTTCGAGGCGGGCGGCAACCTGCTCAACCTCGACGCCAAGAAGATGCGCGCCTACTTCAAGCAGCAGTTCGAAGAGGGTCTCGAGCAGGCCAAGGCTGCGGCCAAGGAGCAGTCAGGCGCTGCGAAGTAGCGTCGCCACGATGACAGAGGGCTGAGGCGCCGCAGGCGCCTGGCCCTTTTTCTTTGGCAGGCGCACGCCTCGAATCGCGGCGGTCAGTCCACGCCTGCGGGCCACGCCCCTCTACCCCCTACTCGCTGAAACGGGAAACACACTTCACGGTGCAACAGACCATCGCTCTCCTCCGGTCGTGGGACCCGAAAGCAGCCCGAATCGTCGTGGCGCTCGCGGTGGTTTCTGGTATTGCCGACGCCCTGCTGATGATCACGGCCAGCGCAGGCCTGTCTCGCGCAGTCGCCGGGGAGAGGCCGACGTTCGTGCAGATCGCGACCTACCTGGCGCTCTTCGCCACCTCGAACCTCACGCTCTCTCGCGCCATCTCGATCACCTGCAACGAGCTCGAGCAAAGCCTTCGAACGCTGCGTGAGCGCATCGTCGACAAGATTCGACGTACCGATCTGCTCACGGTCGAACGCCTGGGAAGCAGCAAGCTCTACACCGAGCTCACGCAGGATTTCGACACCATCTCGCTGCGACTGCCCGCCCTTCTCACGAACATGCAAGACGTGGTCGTGCTGCTTCTCACCACCCTCTACATCGCGTGGATCTCGCTCTCCGCGCTGGTCGTCGTGGCCATCCTGACCGCACTTGTGATGCGGTGGTACACGCGCGTTGCCGACAAGATGCAGTCCAGGTACTTCTCGATGCTCGAGCGTCAGAACGCCCTCATCCATCTGATTCAAGGGGTCATCGATGGCTTCAAGTCACTTCGGCTGAGCACACGCAAGACCCAGGCCGTTCAGCGCAACATCGACGCTGAGAGCCGCCGCCTCGAAGGCGAGATGCGCAGCTTGGGGGTCGAGAACTCTCTGGGCTCCAGCCTCAGCATCGCCTACACCTTCGTCTCACTCGGATGCGTTGTGTTCCTCGTCCCCCTGATCGACCCCAAGATGAAGACAGTCATCGTGGAGATCGCCACCCTTCTCCTCTTCAGCCTCTCTCCACTGGCCGGTCTGGCATCGGCACTGCTCTCGACCACGCAGCTCGAAGCGCGCCTGCTATCGCTGCGCGGCATCGAGAGCGCACTGACGGCCGTCACGCCCCCCCCTGCTGACGACACGACGAAGACCGAGACCTTCGCGCAGCTCCGCGGCTTCGAGCGCCTCGAGTACCGCGGCGTGACGTTCCACCACAGAGATGACGACCAGGTGCTCTTCACATGCGGCCCCCTCGACTTCACCCTCGAGCGAGGGGAGCGCGTCTTCGTTGTGGGGGGAAACGGGAGCGGCAAGTCAACGTTCATGAACCTGCTGTGCGGCCTCTACGTACCCGACGCCGGCACGGTCAGCGCTGACGGTCTCGCCGTGACCGACACGAACCGAGATGCCCTGCGCGAGCAGTTTGCCGCCGTGTTCACCGACTTCCACCTGTTCGACCGCTTCTACGGGCACGAAGATGTCGCCGCGGAAACGGTGAACCAGCACCTCACCGAGCTCTCCCTGGCGCACAAGGTCACCTATCGCGACGGCGCCTTCTCCACCCTCGACCTCTCGAGCGGCCAGCGAAAGCGCCTCGCGCTGGCGGCGGCGCTCGTCGACGACAAGCCGGTCTACCTGTTTGACGAATGGACGGCCGATCAAGATGCCGAGTTCCGCAAGCGCTTCTATGACGAGATCCTGCCCCGTCTTGCGGCACAAGGAAAGACCTGCGTGGTGGTGACGCACGACGACCGCTACTGGGACAAAGCCGACCGCGTCATCAAGCTCGACGGAGGGCGCATCGTCTCTGAGACACGCCCCGCGACCGCGACCGCCAGGCCGTAGAAGAGCGGTTTGCGACGGCGTGCGCAGACAGAGCGTCTCGTGAGGCGGCCTCACAGGCCCCTCAGAGGCAGGAGCGGCCTGGGTTGCGTAAGAATACACGCCGACGTTCCAGAATTCCAACCAGTTGAGGTAGACAGCGCATGGCCCTTCCATCTTCCCCGCACAGAGACGAGCTCGTCGACATGCTCTCGACCGGTGTGCATCCTGTAACCGTGTCCCCCGGCAACAAAGACGACTGGCGCGGCCTGAAGAAGCGCATCGAGATCGGCGTTGTCTGGGTACGATTCGTCGAGACGCACACAGAGCTCGGCTTCCATCTCGTGCCCGCGGAATGCGACTTCTCTGAGGCCGACTTCGAAGGCGAAGGGGGTCGCGTCCGTCTCGTCGGCACGCTGGTGCTCAACGACGTGCCCGTGCGCGGAATCGCCGAGGTCACGCTCCCCGAGCTCACGGGAACCGGTCGGCTCGAGGTGCGCGCGTAGACCACGGTCTGGAGGTTCCGCCCCGCGACCTGAATGCAGGAACCAGGCTCCTCCAGAGACAACTTCTCTCCTGCTGTGCCGGCAGTCCATTCCCACCTGCCAAGAGAGGCCTGAGATGAGCATCCACGACGACGAAGACACACGCACCTACCGCGTGCTGGTCAACCACGAAGAGCAGTACTCGCTCTGGCTCGAGTACAAGGACATCCCCAACGGGTGGCGCGACGCCGGCATGATTGGCAGCCGTCAGGCCTGCATGGCCTGGGTCGACGAGGTGTGGACCGACATGCGCCCCCTGAGCCTGCGCAAGCACATGGAAGAGACCGCCGAGGCCCGCAAGGCCCAGTATGAAGAGGCCAAGGCCGAGCTCGAGGCCATCCGCGCTGCCATCGCCCGCGAAGCCGCCGAGAGCAGCACGGCTGCCAGCCCCGAAACTGCAGAGGCAAGCGCCGGCTGACGGCGACGCCTCTCGGGAACGGGCGATTCGCGCAGACAGCTTCTCGCATCGTCTCCCCGTGAGCTCTGTGGTGTACATCTGCACCACAGAGCGTCTTCGCTTTTCCTCTCCGCAATGCGCCAGAACGCATGTGCACGAATTGACACGCGCCGTCCCACCGATCGGTGCAGTATGAGGCCGGTGTCTACTTGAACGCGGATTCGAAGCGCTACCCCCTCACCCACCCCCAGCTGCGCATCTGGAACACCGAGCAGCTCTGCCCAGGCAGCGGGGTGGCCAACCTCACCATGCAGGTGACGCTTGAGGGGACGCCAGACCTCGACGCACTCACCACCGCCATCCACGAGGCGGCGGCCGCGTTCGACTGCCTGTGGCTCCAGCTCGAACGTCCCGACGACGAGACAACGCCGCCCGTGCAGTACTTCACGAATCCTGCCACATTCGACCTCGAACGGGTGACGCTCGCCGCCGATGACCTCGAGGCATGGTGCGCTGCCCAGGCCGCACGTCCGCGCGAGCGCTTCGACACCCAGCTCTTCTCGTTCACCCTGCTCACCTGGCAAGACCACCACGGCTTCCTCTTCGTGGGCCATCACGCGGTGTGCGACGGCACCACCTGTGATCTGCTCATCGGCGACATCGTGCGCCGCTACGAGGCCCACCGCAGCGGGGTGGCCTGCCTCCCGGCCACGTTCGGGAGCTACCGCGACTTCATCGAGGCTGAGCAGGCCTACAAGGCGTCTGACGATTGCGCCCGCGACCGGG from Pseudomonadota bacterium encodes:
- a CDS encoding serpin family protein, whose protein sequence is MNGRRPRTSVICKPAPGFVMLMLTRAVKRGLNMVQSFKRRCARLVSAVCLAALVASTAACAAPAKSPLERAAHGNNVFAVRIYLDQARLHPGKNVFLSPFSLSMAFGMVYGGSRGATAQQLASVFSFDSAASTADQGLGALSDALTARARRGRYALSVANGLWLANDLDLNAAFVGLIKKCFHGGLTRVSFSKVEAVCQQINGTVSRLTHNKIRDILTPGDLTPSTRLVLANAVYFKAAWAMGFSARRTEQQPFYTTATRSKPVALMHREDELAYCRAKGLQIVGIPYVNNDLSLVVLVPDQREGLKGLERSLTAAKLTEWMKRLSLREVKLWLPRFKLESGFRIEKQDARRLGVPLAWSDLADFEGVCREPIKIGLAVHKAFVEVNEVGTEATASTGIAVVRKGEVPAKPPEVPLVRADHPFMFAIRDNHTGTIIFVGRLLAP
- a CDS encoding MbtH domain protein — its product is MALPSSPHRDELVDMLSTGVHPVTVSPGNKDDWRGLKKRIEIGVVWVRFVETHTELGFHLVPAECDFSEADFEGEGGRVRLVGTLVLNDVPVRGIAEVTLPELTGTGRLEVRA
- a CDS encoding cyclic peptide export ABC transporter, producing MAGARLESRRSVHACGPRPSTPYSLKRETHFTVQQTIALLRSWDPKAARIVVALAVVSGIADALLMITASAGLSRAVAGERPTFVQIATYLALFATSNLTLSRAISITCNELEQSLRTLRERIVDKIRRTDLLTVERLGSSKLYTELTQDFDTISLRLPALLTNMQDVVVLLLTTLYIAWISLSALVVVAILTALVMRWYTRVADKMQSRYFSMLERQNALIHLIQGVIDGFKSLRLSTRKTQAVQRNIDAESRRLEGEMRSLGVENSLGSSLSIAYTFVSLGCVVFLVPLIDPKMKTVIVEIATLLLFSLSPLAGLASALLSTTQLEARLLSLRGIESALTAVTPPPADDTTKTETFAQLRGFERLEYRGVTFHHRDDDQVLFTCGPLDFTLERGERVFVVGGNGSGKSTFMNLLCGLYVPDAGTVSADGLAVTDTNRDALREQFAAVFTDFHLFDRFYGHEDVAAETVNQHLTELSLAHKVTYRDGAFSTLDLSSGQRKRLALAAALVDDKPVYLFDEWTADQDAEFRKRFYDEILPRLAAQGKTCVVVTHDDRYWDKADRVIKLDGGRIVSETRPATATARP
- a CDS encoding DUF697 domain-containing protein yields the protein MSTDTQAKTAAPETKAKAAATTETAAEASSCSASACETEETREERALCAIKKYMYGNAAASLVPVPILDLVAATGIQLAMVRAVANIYDVPFKQEAAREVITTLITGIGTRSLGLGVALSFVKLVPGVGTALGMVSLPVITGGLTYAVGKVFIMHFEAGGNLLNLDAKKMRAYFKQQFEEGLEQAKAAAKEQSGAAK